One window of the Brevundimonas goettingensis genome contains the following:
- a CDS encoding acyl-CoA dehydrogenase family protein — translation MNLDYSPEDLAFRDEVRAFIAAEYPAELRAKQDAGVELDDQDFLSWHRILAKRGWSAPAWPVEYGGPGLSQTQRFLMSEEMAAADTVPILPFGINMVGPVIYTFGTPEQKARWLPPTLAGDIWWCQGYSEPGAGSDLASLKTRAVRGTDADGDHYIVNGQKTWTTLAQFADWGFFLVRTDPDAKQQAGISFLLIDMKSPGITVRPIITLDGSHEVNEVWLEDVRVPVENRIFKENEGWTCAKFLLAHERTGIAGVARAKRGLEKLRKVAANEGVLDDPVFEAELADLEIDLLALEYSELRTLARESAGKGPGPESSLLKIKGTEIQQRLTEMTVQALGSYALPDARGLGNVGPVGPDYAGRAAPTYFNMRKVSIFGGSNEIQRNIIAKMVLGL, via the coding sequence GTGAACCTCGACTACTCCCCCGAAGACCTCGCCTTCCGCGACGAGGTCCGCGCCTTCATCGCCGCCGAATATCCGGCCGAGCTGCGCGCCAAACAGGATGCGGGCGTCGAGCTGGACGATCAGGACTTCCTGTCCTGGCACCGGATCCTGGCCAAACGCGGCTGGAGCGCCCCGGCCTGGCCGGTCGAATACGGCGGCCCCGGCCTGAGCCAGACCCAGCGATTCCTGATGTCCGAGGAGATGGCGGCAGCCGACACAGTGCCGATCCTGCCCTTCGGCATCAATATGGTCGGGCCGGTGATCTACACCTTCGGCACGCCCGAGCAGAAGGCGCGCTGGCTGCCGCCGACCCTGGCGGGCGACATCTGGTGGTGTCAGGGCTATTCCGAACCGGGCGCCGGCTCCGACCTGGCCAGCCTGAAGACCCGCGCCGTGCGCGGCACTGACGCCGATGGGGACCACTACATCGTCAACGGCCAGAAGACCTGGACGACCCTGGCCCAGTTCGCCGACTGGGGCTTTTTCCTGGTCCGCACCGATCCGGACGCCAAACAGCAGGCGGGCATCAGCTTCCTGCTGATCGACATGAAGAGCCCGGGCATCACCGTGCGGCCCATCATCACCCTGGACGGCTCGCACGAGGTCAATGAGGTCTGGCTGGAGGACGTGCGCGTCCCGGTCGAGAACCGCATCTTCAAGGAGAACGAGGGCTGGACCTGCGCCAAATTCTTGCTGGCCCACGAGCGCACCGGCATTGCGGGCGTGGCCCGGGCCAAGCGTGGGCTGGAGAAGCTGAGGAAGGTCGCGGCCAACGAAGGCGTGCTGGACGACCCGGTGTTCGAGGCTGAACTGGCGGATCTGGAGATCGACCTGCTGGCTTTGGAATACAGCGAGTTGCGCACTCTGGCCCGCGAGAGCGCCGGCAAGGGTCCGGGACCGGAATCCTCCCTGCTCAAGATCAAGGGCACGGAGATCCAGCAGCGTCTGACCGAGATGACCGTGCAGGCGCTCGGATCCTATGCCCTGCCCGACGCGCGGGGGCTGGGGAACGTGGGGCCGGTCGGTCCCGACTACGCGGGCCGCGCCGCGCCGACCTATTTCAACATGCGCAAGGTCTCGATCTTCGGCGGTTCGAACGAGATCCAGCGCAACATCATCGCCAAGATGGTTCTGGGGCTCTGA